One window of Populus nigra chromosome 5, ddPopNigr1.1, whole genome shotgun sequence genomic DNA carries:
- the LOC133693720 gene encoding magnesium dechelatase SGRL, chloroplastic-like encodes MACHCAHYSFSPSPPHRQSLSINNSNNSTKLSFKGSKPAVLSSFGNSRASCNTLVSEAVRLLGPPAKFEASKLKVVLMGEEMNQYSAIIPRTYILSHCDFTADLTLTISNVINLDQLRGWYSKDDVVAEWKKLEGQLALLVHCYVSGPNLVLDLAAEFRYHIFSKEMPLVLEAVLHGDSTLFTEHPELKDSLVWVYFHSSSPKYNRLECWGPLKDAAQGRPGDHRGSFTRPSRKWGGPKSIFQALFAFLL; translated from the exons ATGGCCTGTCATTGTGCTCACTACTCATtttcaccatcaccaccacaCAGGCAATCTTTATCCATCAACAACAGCAATAACAGCACCAAGTTATCATTTAAAGGATCCAAGCCTGCTGTTCTTTCCTCCTTTGGCAATAGCAGGGCTTCCTGTAATACGTTAGTCTCTGAG GCAGTTAGACTTTTGGGTCCTCCGGCAAAATTTGAAGCTTCAAAGCTGAAAGTAGTCTTAATGGGCGAAGAGATGAATCAATACTCTGCAATTATCCCTCGAACTTACATCCTGTCTCATTGTGACTTCACAGCAGACCTAACCTTAACAATCTCCAATGTCATCAACCTAGATCAG CTAAGAGGTTGGTATAGCAAGGATGATGTGGTTGCTGAATGGAAAAAGCTAGAAGGACAATTAGCTCTACTTGTCCATTGCTATGTAAGCGGACCCAATCTCGTGCTAGACCTTGCTGCTGAGTTCAGATACCACATATTCTCCAAGGAAATGCCTTTG GTACTTGAAGCTGTGTTGCATGGAGATTCGACACTTTTCACAGAGCATCCTGAGCTAAAGGATTCTTTAGTTTGGGTGTATTTTCATTCTAGCTCACCCAAGTACAACCGGTTAGAGTGTTGGGGGCCACTCAAAGATGCTGCTCAG GGGCGACCAGGGGATCATCGAGGTTCTTTTACCCGTCCTTCGAGAAAGTGGGGAGGACCAAAGTCCATTTTCCAAGCTCTTTTTGCCTTCCTTCTTTGA
- the LOC133695267 gene encoding TOM1-like protein 4, translating to MANTAAACAERATSDMLIGPDWAVNIELCDIINMDPRQAKDALKILKKRLGSKNPKIQLLALFALETLSKNCGDSVFQQIIERDILHDMVKIVKKKPDLNVREKILILIDTWQEAFGGQRGRYPQYYAAYNELRASGVEFPPQAENSVPFFTPPQTQPIADAPSAYEDAAIQASLQADASGLSLLEIQSAHGIADVLMEILSALDPKNPEGVKQEVIVDLVDQCCSYQKRVRLLVNNTVDEELLCQGLALNDNLQRVLRQHDDIAKGTPIVGEREMETSLVPLANINHEDDELEDDFAQLAHRSSRDNSQGLSRKPVSVRTQPGRVSPFIPPPSSSKKSVSADSGMIDYLSGDLYKSEGPPQTSEPTSLKVLNVSSSPPYSPTLPASSPPSSAMNSSPVLTGLPVYDEPAPLSQSGDRLPPAPWDVQSPGFLPPPPSRYNQRQQFFGQHHSVPGGASNSSSGSGSSYDSLVGQTQSLSLNPSTPPKQARKEDALFKDLVDFARSKSSSPSKPNNRSF from the exons ATGGCTAATACTGCTGCGGCTTGTGCGGAGAGGGCAACCAGTGATATGCTGATTGGCCCAGACTGGGCTGTAAACATTGAGCTATGTGATATCATCAACATGGATCCTAG GCAAGCAAAGGATGCCTTAAAAATACTCAAGAAGCGACTAGGCAGCAAAAATCCTAAAATCCAACTCCTAGCTCTTTTC GCGTTGGAGACTCTCAGCAAAAATTGTGGTGACAGTGTGTTTCAGCAAATCATCGAACGTGATATCTTACATGATATGGTTAAAATCGTAAAAAAGAAG CCAGATTTGAATGTGCGAGAAAAGATACTTATTCTGATAGATACATGGCAAGAAGCTTTTGGGGGACAAAGAGGAAGGTATCCTCAATATTATGCTGCGTATAATGAACTAAGG GCTTCAGGAGTTGAATTTCCGCCACAAGCAGAGAACAGCGTACCATTCTTTACTCCTCCCCAAACACAGCCTATAGCTGATGCACCTTCAGCATATGAAGATGCTGCTATTCAAGCCTCTCTGCAGGCTGATGCTTCTGGCCTCAG CTTGCTTGAGATTCAAAGTGCTCACGGAATAGCAGATGTGTTAATGGAAATCCTTAGTGCCTTGGATCCTAAGAACCCTGAG GGAGTTAAGCAAGAAGTGATTGTTGACCTTGTTGACCAATGCTGTTCTTACCAAAAGCGTGTCAGGCTTCTTGTTAACAATACAGT AGATGAGGAGCTTCTATGTCAGGGATTAGCACTGAATGATAACCTGCAGCGTGTACTTCGTCAGCATGATGATATTGCAAAAGGAACCCCTATTGTGGGAGAAAGGGAAATGGAAACATCACTTGTGCCTCTTGCTAATATTAACCATGAGGATGATGAGTTAGAAGATGATTTTGCCCAGCTGGCGCACAG GTCATCAAGAGATAATTCACAAGGACTAAGCCGGAAACCAGTCAGTGTTAGGACTCAACCAGGACGAGTTAGCCCATTTATTCCTCCTCCTTCCTCATCAAAGAAGTCAGTTAGCGCGGACTCAGGCATGATTGATTATCTCAGTGGTGATTTGTACAAGTCAGAAGGACCCCCGCAAACATCAGAACCCACATCCTTAAAAGTCCTGAATGTTAGCTCTTCACCACCATATTCTCCAACACTACCAGCCTCTTCCCCTCCCTCCAGTGCCATGAACTCCTCTCCTGTGCTAACTGGACTGCCCGTGTATGATGAACCAGCTCCATTAAGCCAATCTGGTGATCGGCTGCCCCCAGCACCTTGGGATGTGCAGTCTCCTGGATTTCTTCCACCACCACCTTCCAGGTATAATCAAAGACAGCAGTTCTTTGGCCAGCATCACAGTGTACCGGGTGGTGCTTCTAATTCAAGCAGCGGTTCTGGTTCCTCTTATGACAGCTTAGTTGGTCAAACCCAAAGTCTTTCCCTTAATCCGTCCACCCCTCCCAAACAAGCAAGAAAAGAAGATGCTCTCTTCAAAGATCTGGTTGATTTTGCAAGATCCAAGTCATCGTCACCTTCCAAACCCAACAACAGGTCCTTTTGA